The Streptomyces sp. NBC_01275 genome has a segment encoding these proteins:
- a CDS encoding DUF503 domain-containing protein gives MYVGTLSFDLLLGDVRSLKEKRSVVRPIVAELQRRFAVSAAEVDDQDLHRRAVIGLAVVSGDAEHLTDVLDRCERLVAGRPEVELLSVRRRFHGEDD, from the coding sequence ATGTACGTGGGGACTCTGTCCTTCGATCTCCTTCTCGGCGACGTACGGTCGCTGAAGGAGAAGCGTTCCGTCGTCCGGCCCATCGTCGCCGAGCTCCAGCGCAGGTTCGCGGTGAGCGCGGCCGAGGTGGACGATCAGGACCTCCACCGCAGGGCCGTCATCGGCCTCGCCGTGGTCTCCGGGGACGCGGAACACCTGACCGACGTACTGGACCGGTGCGAACGGCTGGTCGCCGGCCGCCCCGAAGTGGAGCTGCTGTCGGTCAGACGCCGCTTCCACGGCGAAGACGACTGA
- the truB gene encoding tRNA pseudouridine(55) synthase TruB, with translation MSKQTPPDGLVIVDKPSGFTSHDVVAKMRGIARTRRVGHAGTLDPMATGVLVLGIEKATKLLGHLALTEKEYLGTIRLGQNTLTDDAEGDLTSSADASKVARDAIDAGIAKLSGDIMQVPSKVSAIKINGVRSYKRARDGEDFEIPARPVTISSFSVYDVRDAVAEDGTPVLDLVVSVVCSSGTYIRALARDLGADLGVGGHLTALRRTRVGPYKLDSAKTLDQLQQELTVMPIAEAAAAAFPRWDVDAKRARLLLNGVRLELPDEYAEAGPVAVFDPEGGFLALVEAQKGKAKSLAVFG, from the coding sequence ATGAGCAAGCAGACCCCGCCCGACGGCCTCGTCATCGTCGACAAGCCGTCGGGCTTCACCTCGCACGACGTCGTGGCCAAGATGCGCGGCATCGCCAGGACCCGCCGCGTCGGCCACGCCGGCACGCTCGACCCGATGGCCACCGGCGTCCTCGTCCTCGGCATCGAGAAGGCGACCAAGCTCCTCGGGCACCTCGCCCTCACCGAGAAGGAGTACCTGGGCACCATCCGCCTGGGCCAGAACACCCTCACGGACGACGCGGAGGGGGACCTCACCTCCTCGGCCGACGCCTCCAAGGTCGCCCGGGACGCCATCGACGCCGGCATCGCCAAACTGAGCGGCGACATCATGCAGGTGCCGTCCAAGGTCAGCGCCATCAAGATCAACGGCGTGCGCTCGTACAAGCGGGCCCGCGACGGCGAGGACTTCGAGATCCCGGCCCGCCCGGTGACCATCTCCTCCTTCTCGGTGTACGACGTCCGTGACGCCGTCGCCGAGGACGGCACCCCCGTCCTCGACCTGGTCGTCTCGGTGGTCTGCTCCTCCGGCACCTACATCCGCGCCCTCGCCCGCGACCTGGGCGCCGACCTCGGCGTCGGCGGCCATCTCACCGCCCTGCGCCGCACCCGCGTCGGCCCCTACAAGCTGGACTCGGCGAAGACGCTCGACCAGCTCCAGCAGGAGCTGACCGTGATGCCGATCGCGGAGGCGGCCGCCGCCGCGTTCCCCCGCTGGGACGTCGACGCCAAGCGCGCCCGGCTGCTCCTCAACGGCGTCCGCCTGGAGCTGCCCGACGAGTACGCCGAGGCCGGTCCCGTCGCCGTCTTCGACCCCGAGGGCGGCTTCCTGGCCCTGGTCGAGGCGCAGAAGGGGAAGGCGAAGAGCCTGGCCGTGTTCGGCTGA
- the infB gene encoding translation initiation factor IF-2, producing MAKVRVYELAKEFGVESKVVMAKLQELGEFVRSASSTIEAPVVRKLTDAFQGGGKPAPRKAAPRPGAPSPAQAARPGPAAPRPAAPKPPVAQAPAAPAAPVAPAASSAPAPSAPAPASSGQRPTPGPRPAPRPAPAVPEFTAPPSAPAAPAQSGQRPASQGQGPRPGAPRPGGRPAPGQGQQDRGHERGQDRGQGQRPAAAQGQRPGGGAPRPGGARPAGPRPGNNPFTSGGNAGMARPQAPRPQGAPRPGGPGGAPGAGPRPQAPGGQDRGPRPQSAGGARPSPGGMPRPQGAGPGGPRPGGGPRPNPGMMPQRPAAGPRPGGGPGGRGPGGAGRPGGAGGGRPGGGGGFAGRPAGPGGGARPGGGGGFAGRPGGGGPGGGGGGFGGGGGRPGFGGRPGGPGGRGGTQGAFGRPGGPARRGRKSKRQRRQEYEAMQAPSVGGVMLPRGAGETIRLSRGASLTDFAEKINANPASLVAVMMNLGEMVTATQSVSDETLHLLAGEMNYQVQIVSPEEEDRELLESFDIEFGEDEGDEDDLVVRPPVVTVMGHVDHGKTRLLDAIRKTNVIAGEAGGITQHIGAYQVSTDVNGEDRAITFIDTPGHEAFTAMRARGARSTDIAILVVAANDGVMPQTVEALNHAKAADVPIVVAVNKIDVEGADPTKVRGQLTEFGLVAEEYGGDTMFVDISAKQGLNIDSLLEAVVLTADASLDLRANPHQDAQGISIESRLDRGRGAVATVLVQRGTLRVGDTMVVGDAYGRVRAMLDDNGNNVAEAGPSTPVQVLGLTNVPGAGDNFLVVDEDRTARQIAEKRAARERNAAFAKRTRRFSLENLDAALKAGEVQQLNLIIKGDASGSVEALESSLLQLDVGEEVDIRVLHRGVGAVTESDIDLAMGSDAIVIGFNVRAAGRAAQMAEREGVDVRYYSVIYQAIEEIEAALKGMLKPEYEEVELGTAEIREIFKSSKLGNIAGVLVRSGEVKRNTKARLIRDGKVIAENLNIEGLRRFKDDVTEIREGYEGGINLGNFNDIKIDDVIATYEMREKPRA from the coding sequence GTGGCTAAGGTCCGGGTATACGAACTCGCCAAGGAGTTCGGGGTCGAGAGCAAGGTCGTCATGGCCAAGCTCCAAGAACTCGGTGAATTCGTCCGTTCGGCGTCCTCGACGATCGAGGCGCCCGTTGTACGCAAGTTGACAGACGCCTTCCAGGGCGGCGGCAAGCCCGCCCCGCGCAAGGCTGCCCCCAGGCCCGGCGCGCCCTCACCGGCGCAGGCGGCCCGTCCGGGTCCGGCCGCTCCGCGGCCGGCTGCCCCCAAGCCCCCCGTGGCACAGGCGCCCGCGGCCCCGGCCGCGCCGGTCGCCCCGGCCGCCTCGTCGGCCCCGGCTCCGTCGGCCCCCGCGCCGGCGTCCTCCGGCCAGCGTCCGACGCCGGGCCCCCGGCCCGCGCCGCGTCCCGCCCCGGCCGTCCCGGAGTTCACCGCTCCGCCGTCGGCTCCGGCCGCCCCGGCCCAGTCCGGCCAGCGTCCGGCCTCCCAGGGACAGGGTCCGCGCCCCGGCGCCCCCCGCCCCGGCGGCCGTCCCGCGCCCGGTCAGGGTCAGCAGGACCGCGGCCACGAGCGTGGCCAGGACCGTGGTCAGGGCCAGCGCCCGGCCGCCGCGCAGGGCCAGCGCCCCGGTGGCGGCGCCCCGCGTCCGGGCGGCGCCCGTCCGGCCGGTCCGCGTCCGGGCAACAACCCCTTCACGTCCGGCGGCAACGCCGGCATGGCGCGCCCGCAGGCGCCCCGTCCGCAGGGCGCTCCGCGTCCCGGCGGCCCCGGCGGCGCTCCGGGCGCAGGCCCCCGTCCGCAGGCCCCCGGTGGCCAGGACCGTGGTCCTCGTCCGCAGTCCGCGGGCGGCGCCCGTCCGTCCCCGGGCGGCATGCCTCGCCCGCAGGGCGCAGGCCCCGGCGGTCCGCGTCCCGGCGGCGGCCCCCGTCCCAACCCCGGCATGATGCCGCAGCGTCCCGCTGCCGGCCCGCGTCCCGGCGGCGGCCCCGGCGGCCGCGGTCCCGGCGGTGCGGGTCGTCCCGGCGGCGCCGGCGGCGGTCGTCCCGGTGGCGGCGGCGGCTTCGCCGGCCGTCCGGCCGGTCCCGGCGGCGGCGCTCGTCCCGGTGGCGGCGGCGGCTTCGCCGGTCGTCCCGGCGGCGGCGGTCCCGGCGGCGGTGGCGGCGGCTTCGGCGGCGGCGGTGGCCGTCCCGGCTTCGGCGGTCGTCCCGGCGGTCCCGGTGGCCGTGGTGGCACGCAGGGCGCCTTCGGTCGTCCCGGCGGTCCCGCGCGTCGCGGTCGCAAGTCGAAGCGGCAGAGGCGCCAGGAGTACGAGGCCATGCAGGCCCCGTCGGTCGGCGGCGTGATGCTGCCTCGCGGCGCCGGCGAGACCATTCGCCTGTCGCGCGGTGCGTCGCTCACCGACTTCGCGGAGAAGATCAACGCCAACCCGGCGTCGCTCGTCGCGGTCATGATGAACCTCGGCGAGATGGTCACGGCCACGCAGTCCGTCTCCGACGAGACGCTGCATCTCCTCGCCGGCGAGATGAACTACCAGGTTCAGATCGTCAGCCCCGAGGAGGAGGACCGCGAGCTGCTCGAGTCCTTCGACATCGAGTTCGGCGAGGACGAGGGCGACGAGGACGACCTGGTGGTCCGTCCCCCGGTCGTCACCGTCATGGGTCACGTCGACCACGGTAAGACCCGACTGCTCGACGCCATCCGCAAGACGAACGTCATCGCGGGCGAGGCCGGCGGCATCACCCAGCACATCGGTGCCTACCAGGTCTCGACCGACGTCAACGGCGAAGACCGTGCCATCACGTTCATCGACACCCCGGGTCACGAGGCGTTCACCGCCATGCGTGCCCGTGGTGCCCGGTCGACGGACATCGCGATCCTGGTCGTCGCGGCCAACGACGGCGTCATGCCGCAGACGGTCGAGGCGCTCAACCACGCCAAGGCGGCCGACGTCCCGATCGTCGTCGCGGTCAACAAGATCGACGTCGAGGGCGCCGACCCGACCAAGGTGCGCGGTCAGCTCACCGAGTTCGGGCTGGTGGCCGAGGAGTACGGCGGCGACACCATGTTCGTCGACATCTCCGCCAAGCAGGGTCTGAACATCGACTCCCTGCTGGAGGCCGTGGTCCTCACCGCCGACGCCTCGCTCGACCTGCGGGCCAACCCGCACCAGGACGCGCAGGGCATCTCGATCGAGTCCCGTCTCGACCGCGGCCGTGGCGCCGTGGCGACGGTCCTCGTCCAGCGAGGCACCCTGCGGGTCGGCGACACGATGGTCGTGGGCGACGCCTACGGCCGGGTGCGCGCCATGCTCGACGACAACGGCAACAACGTCGCCGAAGCGGGCCCGTCGACGCCGGTCCAGGTCCTGGGCCTGACCAACGTCCCGGGTGCGGGCGACAACTTCCTCGTCGTCGACGAGGACCGTACGGCCCGCCAGATCGCCGAGAAGCGTGCGGCCCGCGAGCGCAACGCCGCCTTCGCCAAGCGCACGCGCAGGTTCTCCCTGGAGAACCTGGACGCCGCCCTGAAGGCCGGCGAGGTCCAGCAGCTGAACCTGATCATCAAGGGTGACGCTTCCGGTTCGGTGGAGGCCCTCGAGTCCTCCCTGCTCCAGCTGGACGTCGGCGAAGAGGTCGACATCCGCGTCCTGCACCGCGGCGTCGGTGCGGTCACGGAGTCGGACATCGACCTGGCCATGGGCTCGGACGCCATCGTCATCGGCTTCAACGTCCGTGCGGCCGGCCGCGCGGCGCAGATGGCCGAGCGCGAAGGCGTGGACGTCCGGTACTACTCGGTCATCTACCAGGCGATCGAGGAGATCGAGGCGGCCCTGAAGGGCATGCTGAAGCCGGAGTACGAGGAGGTCGAGCTCGGCACGGCGGAGATCCGCGAGATCTTCAAGTCGTCCAAGCTGGGCAACATCGCCGGTGTCCTGGTCCGCTCGGGCGAGGTCAAGCGCAACACCAAGGCCCGACTCATCCGCGACGGCAAGGTCATCGCGGAGAACCTCAACATCGAGGGCCTGCGTCGCTTCAAGGACGACGTCACCGAGATCCGCGAAGGCTACGAGGGCGGTATCAACCTCGGAAACTTCAACGACATCAAGATCGACGACGTCATCGCGACGTACGAGATGCGGGAGAAGCCGCGGGCGTAG
- the rbfA gene encoding 30S ribosome-binding factor RbfA yields the protein MADNARAKRLADLIREVVAQKLQRGIKDPRLGSHVTITDTRVTGDLREATIFYTVYGDDEERAAAAAGLESAKGILRSEVGRAAGVKFTPTLAFVADALPDNARTIEDLLDKARMSDEKVREASAGAGYAGEADPYRKPGDDEDDAAE from the coding sequence GTGGCCGACAACGCGCGCGCCAAGAGGCTTGCGGACCTCATCCGAGAGGTGGTGGCCCAGAAGCTGCAGCGCGGGATCAAGGACCCGCGGCTCGGCTCCCACGTCACCATCACGGACACCCGGGTCACGGGTGACCTCAGGGAAGCGACCATCTTCTACACCGTGTACGGGGACGACGAGGAGCGGGCCGCCGCGGCCGCCGGCCTGGAGAGTGCCAAGGGCATCCTGCGCTCCGAGGTGGGCCGCGCGGCGGGCGTGAAGTTCACGCCGACCCTGGCCTTCGTCGCCGACGCCCTGCCGGACAACGCCCGCACCATCGAGGACCTCCTCGACAAGGCGCGCATGTCCGACGAGAAGGTGCGCGAGGCGTCCGCGGGCGCCGGGTACGCGGGCGAGGCCGACCCGTACCGCAAGCCCGGCGACGACGAGGACGACGCCGCCGAATGA